In the genome of Desulfovibrio desulfuricans, one region contains:
- the dcuS gene encoding DcuS/MalK family sensor histidine kinase has product MLQALKNSSLFVKLVIMVSLALCPPMLFSHLAESYFISKYGYEEAEKTVSNVARLSAESSTVIEGMRSDKPEARKQMTDFVEMLTHVSNVKFIVLIDMQGIRLYHPEAWKIGGHIEGGDEGESLHGHAYISSARGSFGFSLRAFRPIYDEQGKQLGAVAVGIMSKDIEANMARLNGPLSWLFALSLAIGIGLAVLLSRTIKKILFGLEPHQIARMLEERNAILRTVREGIIAVNKEGTLVLVNEMAEKILRSAGVTGPLEGQPVQDTVPATRLDAIIKEGKPEYDMEQNINGSIIMTNRAPITLQGKVIGAVATFRDMTEVRVQAERLTGLSNYAEALRSRSHEYLNKMHVISGLLRNKRYGELEEYLEHIIGSKKRETSSIAALVKDPIVAGFLESKYSRAHELGVTLHIEGAGELPQLSSKGSHALVTIVGNLIDNAFDAVTYAGEKRITLHIESDFASAGGNGQLVISVADTGRGIAEEHQEKIFTKGFSTKGSNRGIGLYMLLLTLDEVDGSVEIDSRLGHGSTFTVRFPATTLAEGANP; this is encoded by the coding sequence TCAAACTCGTCATCATGGTCAGCCTGGCGCTCTGCCCGCCCATGCTGTTCAGCCATCTGGCGGAATCGTACTTTATCAGCAAATATGGTTACGAAGAGGCGGAAAAAACCGTTTCAAACGTGGCCCGCCTGTCGGCGGAATCGTCCACCGTCATCGAGGGCATGCGCTCGGACAAACCCGAGGCCCGCAAACAGATGACAGACTTTGTAGAGATGCTTACCCATGTTTCCAACGTAAAGTTTATTGTGCTCATCGACATGCAGGGCATACGCCTCTACCACCCCGAAGCATGGAAGATCGGCGGGCACATCGAGGGCGGCGACGAGGGCGAATCGCTGCATGGGCACGCCTACATTTCGTCCGCGCGCGGCTCCTTCGGCTTTTCGCTGCGGGCGTTCCGGCCCATTTACGACGAGCAGGGCAAGCAGCTGGGCGCTGTGGCCGTAGGCATCATGTCCAAGGATATAGAGGCCAACATGGCCCGGCTCAACGGCCCGCTTTCATGGCTGTTTGCGCTTTCGCTGGCCATAGGCATCGGGCTGGCGGTGCTGCTTTCGCGCACCATAAAAAAGATTCTTTTCGGGCTCGAGCCGCACCAGATCGCGCGCATGCTTGAAGAACGCAACGCCATCCTGCGCACCGTGCGCGAGGGCATTATTGCCGTCAACAAAGAGGGCACCCTGGTGCTCGTCAACGAAATGGCCGAAAAAATACTGCGCTCGGCAGGCGTAACCGGCCCGCTGGAGGGCCAGCCCGTACAGGACACGGTCCCCGCTACCCGTCTGGACGCCATAATCAAGGAGGGCAAGCCCGAATACGATATGGAGCAGAACATCAACGGCAGCATCATCATGACCAACCGCGCGCCCATCACCCTTCAGGGCAAGGTTATCGGCGCGGTGGCGACCTTTCGCGACATGACCGAAGTACGCGTTCAGGCCGAGCGGCTCACGGGCCTCAGCAATTATGCCGAGGCGCTGCGCTCGCGCTCGCACGAATACCTCAACAAGATGCACGTTATCTCCGGCCTGCTGCGCAACAAGCGTTATGGCGAGCTTGAGGAATACCTTGAGCACATCATCGGCAGCAAAAAACGCGAGACGTCCTCCATAGCCGCCCTGGTCAAAGACCCCATCGTGGCGGGCTTTCTTGAGAGCAAATACAGCCGCGCCCACGAGCTGGGCGTCACCCTGCATATTGAGGGCGCAGGCGAGCTGCCGCAGCTGTCGTCCAAGGGGTCGCACGCCCTGGTGACCATTGTGGGCAATCTTATAGACAACGCCTTTGACGCGGTTACCTATGCGGGCGAAAAGCGCATCACCCTGCATATCGAAAGCGATTTTGCCAGCGCTGGGGGCAACGGCCAGCTTGTTATCAGCGTGGCCGACACCGGGCGCGGCATCGCCGAGGAGCATCAGGAAAAAATCTTTACCAAGGGCTTTTCCACCAAGGGTTCCAACCGGGGCATCGGCCTGTACATGCTGCTGCTCACGCTGGACGAAGTGGACGGATCGGTGGAGATTGATTCACGGCTTGGACACGGCTCGACCTTTACCGTCCGCTTTCCTGCAACTACTCTGGCTGAAGGAGCAAACCCATGA
- a CDS encoding response regulator — translation MIRVIIIEDDPMVADLAAGYLDGIDGFRLEHTAHSGEEGLELLRSNHVDLVLLDVFMPGMDGMELLRIIKAQFFHTDVIMITAAQNSDDILNALRMGVADYIVKPFTFERFRESLLQFREKRQLLISPEVHITQEMLDRRIFIKKERPAPESGTPKGIDARTLKTVMQVLQQYEGPFSLKDIEPLTGISRISLKKYFDYLIDTGRLGSVKDYGGPGRPVTLYNWIA, via the coding sequence ATGATTCGCGTCATCATCATTGAAGACGACCCCATGGTGGCAGATCTCGCTGCCGGATACCTGGACGGCATAGACGGGTTCAGGCTTGAGCACACGGCCCACTCCGGCGAGGAAGGGCTTGAACTGCTGCGCTCGAACCATGTTGATCTGGTGCTGCTGGACGTGTTCATGCCCGGCATGGACGGCATGGAGCTGCTGCGCATCATCAAGGCGCAGTTTTTCCACACGGACGTCATCATGATAACCGCCGCGCAAAACAGCGACGACATCCTCAACGCCCTGCGCATGGGCGTGGCGGACTACATCGTCAAGCCCTTCACCTTTGAGCGCTTTCGCGAATCTCTGCTCCAGTTTCGCGAAAAGCGCCAGCTGCTCATCTCGCCCGAGGTGCACATCACCCAGGAGATGCTCGACCGGCGCATATTCATAAAAAAAGAGCGCCCCGCGCCAGAATCGGGCACGCCCAAGGGCATTGACGCGCGCACGCTCAAAACCGTCATGCAGGTGCTGCAGCAGTACGAAGGGCCGTTCAGCCTCAAGGATATTGAACCGCTGACGGGGATTTCGCGCATTTCGCTAAAAAAATATTTTGACTATCTCATAGATACAGGCAGGCTTGGCAGCGTCAAGGATTACGGCGGCCCTGGCCGCCCCGTGACCCTGTACAACTGGATTGCCTGA
- a CDS encoding triphosphoribosyl-dephospho-CoA synthase, translating to MSAVIAMTDGQQCAANQRQAGQDCLPLCLSSERVAELAARAAILEAAVSPKPGLVCIDGNGAHSDMDYPLFVRSARTLRPYFAEAHALGEALRGFAPQRVFAHLRPLGIGAEQRMLRATGGVNTHKGLIFSMGLFCVAAGRLSGQTASAAALRQEAASLAGGVAQDFAPLAALRESLRCGIADSLSPRDARPELEARLGRRLSAGEVMFLLYGITGIRGEAERGFPHVGLALRALEAHGAGHDLNTAMAHCLLELMQAMDDTNLLWRGGLQGLRHAAIASRAALDEGGLRTEAGRAALRRMSADFARRGLSPGGCADILAVSVFVRLLRGHAMS from the coding sequence ATGTCGGCCGTAATTGCCATGACCGACGGGCAACAGTGCGCCGCAAACCAGCGGCAGGCGGGGCAGGATTGCCTGCCGCTGTGTCTGTCCTCTGAGCGAGTGGCGGAGCTTGCCGCGCGCGCGGCCATACTTGAGGCCGCCGTCAGCCCCAAGCCGGGGCTGGTGTGCATTGACGGCAACGGCGCGCACAGCGATATGGATTATCCCCTTTTTGTACGCAGCGCCCGGACCCTGCGCCCCTATTTTGCCGAGGCTCACGCCCTGGGCGAAGCCCTGCGCGGGTTTGCGCCGCAGCGGGTGTTTGCGCATTTGCGCCCTCTGGGCATAGGGGCGGAGCAGCGCATGCTGCGGGCTACAGGCGGTGTAAATACCCACAAAGGTCTTATATTTTCCATGGGGCTGTTTTGCGTGGCCGCAGGGCGGCTGAGCGGACAGACCGCGTCCGCGGCAGCGTTGCGGCAGGAGGCGGCCTCATTGGCGGGCGGCGTCGCGCAGGACTTTGCCCCGCTGGCGGCCCTGAGGGAGTCGCTGCGCTGCGGCATTGCCGACAGCCTCAGCCCCCGCGACGCGCGGCCAGAGCTGGAGGCGCGGCTGGGGCGTAGGCTCAGCGCGGGCGAAGTCATGTTTTTGCTCTACGGCATTACGGGCATCAGGGGCGAGGCCGAGCGGGGCTTTCCGCATGTGGGGCTGGCCCTGCGGGCGCTGGAGGCGCACGGCGCGGGGCATGATCTCAACACGGCCATGGCGCACTGTCTGCTGGAGCTGATGCAGGCCATGGACGACACCAACCTGCTGTGGCGCGGCGGGCTGCAGGGGCTGCGGCATGCGGCCATTGCCTCGCGGGCGGCTCTGGATGAAGGCGGGTTGCGTACAGAAGCGGGGCGGGCCGCTCTACGCCGCATGAGCGCCGATTTTGCCCGCAGAGGGCTGAGCCCCGGCGGCTGCGCCGATATTTTGGCCGTGAGCGTTTTTGTGCGGCTGCTGCGCGGCCACGCCATGAGCTGA
- a CDS encoding citrate lyase holo-[acyl-carrier protein] synthase encodes MDLCQLLAERERRWNKRLSLAGMYNCPVLSLTLNIPGPSKNLPGADAALSQLRTALCCAVDKAGGSLVDECRLSGPDGPGWVAAVRMDALDLKRAAVAVEESHVLGRLADADVMDAQGQPVNRAHLAAGDGTREILPGKERPDSPDSPDSQGRGSDQAAYAPRRCFLCSQPASLCRREQRHSLEDLLAAVRGLLRLAERASEQSAKQGRACRP; translated from the coding sequence ATGGACCTTTGCCAGCTGCTTGCCGAACGCGAACGCCGTTGGAACAAACGTTTGTCCCTGGCTGGCATGTACAATTGCCCGGTGCTCTCGCTGACGCTGAACATCCCCGGGCCAAGCAAAAATCTGCCCGGCGCGGACGCCGCCCTGAGCCAGTTGCGCACGGCTCTGTGCTGCGCGGTGGACAAGGCCGGGGGAAGCCTGGTGGACGAATGCAGACTTTCCGGCCCTGACGGCCCCGGCTGGGTGGCCGCCGTGCGTATGGACGCCCTTGACCTCAAAAGAGCGGCGGTTGCCGTGGAAGAAAGTCACGTGCTGGGCAGGCTGGCCGACGCGGACGTCATGGATGCGCAGGGGCAGCCCGTTAACCGCGCCCATCTGGCTGCGGGGGACGGGACGAGGGAAATATTGCCGGGCAAGGAACGCCCTGACAGCCCTGACAGTCCGGACAGTCAGGGCCGTGGGTCTGATCAGGCCGCGTATGCGCCGCGCCGGTGTTTTTTGTGTTCCCAACCCGCCAGCCTGTGCCGTCGCGAGCAGAGGCACAGCCTGGAAGACCTGCTCGCCGCCGTGCGCGGCTTGCTGCGACTTGCGGAACGGGCTTCGGAGCAGTCTGCAAAGCAGGGCCGCGCATGTCGGCCGTAA
- the citF gene encoding citrate lyase subunit alpha produces MKNKFIATIADALRQCGLADGMTLSFHHHLRNGDHVVNMTMDAVASLGVKNITLACSSLFPVHEHLVQYVKSGVITGIDTDYMSGPLARAVTDGLLPTPVMFRSHGGRPRAIGEGSLKIDIAVIAAPAVDALGNINGTEGPSACGSLGYAMPDARRAAHVIAVTDHLVQGGLGRVSIPHDQVDHVVVVDKIGDPAGIVSGSISLTRDPVALAIARSAQAVIRASGLLKNGFNYQTGAGGASLAASIFLQEDMRALKLHGGFLLGGITRYMVEMLEEGLFDNVFDVQCFDLSSVKSIAQNPRHVEISADTYANPASKSACVDYLDAALLGATEVDLNFNVNVTTDSNGNIIGGSGGHNDAAAGAKLTIIVAPLVRARLPIVVDKCTTLTTRGETVDVLVTERGIAVNPARRELADRLRDARLPVCDIAELHEAAMKMTGKPLTFEHGEKVVGLVEYRDGAIVDKIYATK; encoded by the coding sequence ATGAAAAACAAGTTTATTGCAACAATAGCTGATGCCTTGCGCCAGTGCGGCCTTGCCGACGGCATGACGCTGTCGTTCCACCACCACCTGCGCAACGGCGACCATGTGGTCAACATGACCATGGATGCCGTGGCTTCGTTGGGCGTCAAAAACATCACCCTGGCCTGTTCGTCGTTGTTTCCCGTGCACGAACACCTTGTGCAGTATGTCAAAAGCGGCGTCATCACCGGCATTGATACCGATTACATGAGCGGCCCGCTGGCCCGCGCCGTTACCGACGGCCTGCTGCCCACGCCGGTCATGTTTCGCTCGCACGGCGGCAGGCCCCGCGCCATCGGCGAAGGTTCGCTCAAGATCGACATCGCCGTCATCGCCGCACCGGCGGTGGACGCGCTGGGCAACATCAACGGCACCGAAGGCCCGTCGGCCTGCGGCTCGCTTGGCTACGCCATGCCCGACGCCAGACGCGCCGCGCATGTCATTGCCGTTACCGACCATCTGGTGCAGGGCGGGCTTGGCCGCGTGAGCATACCCCACGATCAGGTGGACCACGTGGTCGTGGTGGACAAGATCGGCGACCCCGCAGGCATTGTTTCCGGCTCCATCAGCCTGACCCGCGACCCTGTGGCCCTGGCCATCGCCCGCAGCGCGCAGGCCGTCATCCGCGCGTCGGGGCTGCTCAAAAACGGCTTCAACTACCAGACTGGCGCTGGCGGCGCTTCGCTGGCGGCCTCCATATTTTTGCAGGAGGACATGCGCGCCCTCAAGCTGCACGGCGGTTTTCTGCTGGGGGGCATCACCAGGTACATGGTCGAAATGCTGGAGGAAGGCCTGTTCGACAACGTGTTTGACGTGCAGTGCTTTGACCTCAGCAGCGTGAAGTCCATTGCGCAGAACCCGCGCCATGTGGAAATATCGGCGGACACCTACGCCAACCCTGCCAGCAAGAGCGCCTGCGTGGATTATCTGGATGCCGCGCTGCTGGGAGCCACCGAGGTGGACCTGAACTTTAACGTCAACGTCACCACCGACTCCAACGGCAACATTATCGGCGGTTCGGGCGGGCACAACGATGCCGCGGCCGGGGCCAAGCTGACCATCATTGTGGCTCCGCTGGTGCGGGCGCGTCTGCCCATCGTGGTGGACAAGTGCACCACACTCACCACCAGGGGCGAAACCGTCGATGTGCTGGTGACCGAGCGCGGCATTGCCGTAAACCCTGCCCGCAGGGAGCTGGCCGACCGTCTGCGCGACGCCCGGCTGCCCGTGTGCGACATTGCCGAGCTGCACGAGGCCGCCATGAAGATGACCGGCAAACCACTGACCTTCGAGCACGGCGAAAAGGTCGTTGGTCTTGTGGAGTACCGTGACGGCGCCATTGTAGACAAGATATACGCCACAAAATAA
- a CDS encoding HpcH/HpaI aldolase/citrate lyase family protein: MRNRTFLFMPGNNPGMLASAQCLGADVVIFDLEDAVARQEKDAARNLVSHALKELRPQGVGITVRINGLDTPFWQADMEAVVEARTNFVMVPKIERAEEVLQIAQAIEAARRKFGVSEKVQALVIVETPLGLENVYAIASASPELRGILLGAEDFTAAMGAQRTAEGAEIAYARSRLLTACKAAGVLAIDTPFPFVSDLAGLEKDAALAVQLGFDGKAVISPHHVHRVNHAFVPAQEKINWARRVMAAAKLAEAEGKGAVSLDGMMIDLPIIKRAERILLLADV; the protein is encoded by the coding sequence ATGCGCAACCGCACGTTTCTTTTCATGCCCGGCAACAACCCGGGCATGCTTGCCAGCGCTCAGTGCCTGGGCGCGGATGTGGTTATTTTTGACCTTGAAGACGCCGTGGCCCGGCAGGAAAAAGACGCGGCGCGCAACCTTGTGAGCCACGCGCTCAAGGAGCTGCGGCCGCAGGGCGTGGGCATAACCGTGCGCATCAACGGGCTGGATACGCCCTTCTGGCAGGCGGATATGGAAGCCGTTGTCGAAGCGCGCACCAACTTTGTGATGGTTCCCAAAATCGAGCGCGCCGAAGAAGTGCTGCAGATAGCGCAAGCCATCGAGGCTGCCCGCCGCAAGTTTGGCGTGAGCGAGAAGGTGCAGGCCCTGGTTATTGTCGAAACGCCTCTGGGGCTTGAAAACGTGTACGCCATTGCCTCTGCAAGCCCCGAGCTGCGGGGCATACTGCTGGGCGCGGAAGATTTTACGGCGGCCATGGGCGCGCAGCGCACCGCCGAAGGGGCAGAGATAGCCTATGCCCGCTCCCGCCTGCTCACGGCCTGCAAGGCTGCGGGCGTGCTGGCCATTGATACGCCCTTTCCCTTTGTATCCGACCTTGCAGGGCTGGAAAAAGACGCGGCTCTGGCCGTGCAGCTCGGTTTTGACGGCAAGGCCGTCATCTCGCCCCATCATGTGCACCGGGTAAACCACGCCTTTGTGCCCGCGCAGGAAAAAATCAACTGGGCCAGGCGCGTCATGGCGGCGGCAAAGCTGGCCGAGGCCGAGGGCAAGGGCGCGGTTTCACTGGATGGCATGATGATTGACCTGCCCATTATCAAACGGGCGGAACGCATACTGCTTTTGGCCGATGTCTAA
- the citD gene encoding citrate lyase acyl carrier protein gives MSARISALAGTLESNDILITISSVDGGANSVSLSSIVINQFGPAIRAVIDQCLASSGLSGVEVTAQDKGALECTIKARMETAIARYKEKM, from the coding sequence ATGAGCGCACGCATAAGCGCCCTGGCAGGTACACTGGAATCAAACGACATTCTTATCACCATCAGCAGCGTTGACGGCGGCGCCAACAGCGTCAGCCTGTCAAGCATTGTCATCAACCAGTTTGGGCCGGCCATCCGGGCTGTTATTGACCAGTGCCTGGCCTCGTCGGGGCTTTCGGGCGTGGAGGTGACCGCTCAGGACAAGGGCGCGCTGGAATGCACCATCAAGGCCCGCATGGAAACGGCCATCGCTCGCTACAAGGAGAAAATGTGA
- a CDS encoding [citrate (pro-3S)-lyase] ligase has product MQEYREILIDTELAEAQRLLASVGLGMPAGCDYGLGYYEDGVMVACGFLAGAVLCGFCVAPQAQGGGVSTAILSRLVLHGKERGLGHFFIFTKASEAEKFAAAGFTLVASSGQAALLEQGQPDYAHWLAATRSQVAAFAAAGSGAGAAPDATPGANARYGQTAPNLGAIVMNANPFTRGHEYLARTAAAACHRLLVFVVEEDVSVVPFDVRFNLVREGLAHLPNVLVLPSGPYMVSRASFPAYFTADATRGSVHAGLDCAIFATRIAPDLGISIRFVGTEPYDPVTRQYNAVMTQQFARSGLTLREVPRLESAGAAVSASRVRALLHGWASEDDWRELQTLLPPATYNFLRSGQGVELRRRLTSHEGRH; this is encoded by the coding sequence ATGCAGGAGTACCGCGAAATACTGATCGACACGGAACTGGCCGAGGCCCAAAGGCTGCTGGCCTCCGTCGGGCTGGGCATGCCCGCCGGGTGCGACTATGGCCTTGGATATTACGAAGACGGGGTCATGGTCGCCTGCGGGTTTTTGGCGGGCGCGGTGCTGTGCGGTTTTTGCGTAGCGCCTCAGGCGCAGGGCGGCGGAGTTTCCACGGCTATTTTGAGCCGCCTGGTGCTGCACGGCAAAGAGCGCGGCCTGGGCCATTTTTTTATTTTTACCAAGGCCAGCGAAGCGGAAAAGTTTGCGGCAGCCGGGTTTACGCTGGTTGCCAGCAGCGGGCAGGCGGCCCTGCTGGAGCAGGGCCAGCCCGACTATGCGCATTGGCTGGCAGCAACGCGCAGTCAGGTGGCGGCATTTGCGGCGGCGGGGTCCGGCGCTGGCGCAGCCCCCGATGCGACGCCCGGCGCAAATGCCCGCTACGGGCAGACGGCCCCGAACCTTGGGGCCATTGTCATGAACGCCAACCCCTTTACCCGGGGGCATGAATATCTGGCACGCACGGCAGCAGCGGCCTGCCACCGGCTGCTCGTGTTTGTGGTGGAGGAAGACGTCTCTGTAGTGCCTTTTGACGTGCGCTTTAACCTTGTGCGTGAGGGACTGGCCCATTTGCCCAACGTGCTGGTGCTGCCGTCTGGTCCGTACATGGTTTCGCGCGCCAGTTTTCCCGCCTATTTCACTGCCGATGCAACGCGCGGCAGCGTGCACGCGGGCCTTGACTGCGCCATTTTTGCCACCCGCATCGCACCCGATCTGGGCATCTCCATCCGTTTTGTGGGCACAGAGCCTTACGACCCCGTAACCCGCCAGTACAATGCCGTGATGACGCAGCAGTTTGCCCGCAGCGGGCTGACCCTGCGGGAGGTGCCCCGTCTGGAATCAGCCGGAGCGGCGGTAAGCGCCTCGCGCGTGCGCGCCCTGCTGCACGGCTGGGCCAGCGAGGATGACTGGCGTGAACTCCAGACCCTGCTGCCCCCGGCCACCTATAATTTTTTGCGGTCCGGGCAAGGGGTCGAGCTGCGGCGTCGGCTGACCAGTCATGAGGGCCGCCACTGA
- a CDS encoding 2-hydroxycarboxylate transporter family protein encodes MQTAENNHSEAGSEGLWDKLLNFKIGTVPLPVYVFFAAVVFLAAHYGKLPKDMIGGFAMMLILGILLGDMGLRLPVLKDIGGPAILSIFVPSVLVFYGILDGPAKDAIFHFTGGKGGGANFLYFYIASLVTGSILGMLRQVLIQGFLRMFVPLILGTLASCIVGTGVGTLLGHGVFESFFYIVIPIISGGVGEGILPLSAGYAEIQGVDPGKFIAMVAPAAMLGNVTAIICAGMLRRYAIKHPESTGNGKLVRMGDDTLLPTEEKEVIDVTILGMGLLTACCFYLFGMLVNMIIPIPAPIIMILSAAIVKALGIMPAIVEKSAKQFYLFVSKNLTWALLVGIGVCYTPWQDVVAVIQPSYVITVMATVLSMISCGFLTARFLNMYPVEAALVTACHSGLGGTGDVAILSASSRMELMPFAQISTRIGGASMVVIAVILMRVFYAG; translated from the coding sequence ATGCAAACCGCAGAAAACAACCATTCTGAAGCCGGTTCCGAAGGGCTTTGGGACAAGCTGCTCAATTTCAAGATCGGTACAGTGCCGCTGCCGGTCTATGTGTTCTTTGCCGCGGTGGTCTTTTTGGCCGCACATTACGGCAAGCTGCCCAAGGACATGATTGGCGGTTTCGCCATGATGCTGATCCTGGGTATCCTGCTGGGCGACATGGGCTTGCGGCTGCCCGTGCTCAAAGATATTGGCGGGCCTGCCATCCTTTCCATTTTTGTGCCTTCCGTGCTGGTTTTTTACGGCATCCTGGACGGCCCTGCCAAGGACGCCATCTTCCACTTTACCGGCGGCAAGGGCGGCGGCGCGAACTTTTTGTATTTTTACATCGCCAGCCTGGTGACGGGCAGCATCCTGGGCATGCTCCGGCAGGTGCTCATCCAGGGCTTTTTGCGCATGTTTGTGCCGCTCATTCTGGGCACGCTGGCCAGCTGCATCGTGGGTACCGGCGTGGGCACGCTGCTGGGGCACGGCGTGTTTGAAAGCTTTTTCTACATTGTTATTCCCATCATTTCGGGCGGCGTAGGCGAGGGCATATTGCCCCTCTCCGCCGGGTATGCCGAAATTCAGGGCGTCGACCCCGGCAAGTTTATTGCCATGGTGGCCCCGGCTGCCATGCTTGGCAACGTAACCGCCATCATCTGCGCGGGCATGCTGCGCCGCTACGCCATCAAACACCCTGAAAGCACCGGCAACGGCAAGCTGGTGCGCATGGGCGACGACACCCTGCTGCCCACCGAGGAAAAAGAAGTCATCGACGTGACCATTCTGGGCATGGGTCTGCTTACCGCCTGCTGTTTTTACCTGTTCGGCATGCTGGTAAACATGATCATTCCCATCCCCGCGCCCATCATCATGATTTTGTCCGCCGCCATCGTTAAGGCCTTGGGCATCATGCCGGCCATTGTCGAAAAAAGCGCCAAGCAGTTTTACCTGTTTGTTTCCAAAAACCTCACCTGGGCGCTGCTGGTGGGCATCGGCGTGTGCTACACCCCCTGGCAGGACGTGGTGGCCGTTATCCAGCCCAGCTACGTCATCACCGTCATGGCGACCGTGCTTTCCATGATTTCGTGCGGTTTTCTTACCGCCCGCTTCCTGAACATGTACCCCGTTGAGGCGGCCCTGGTTACCGCCTGCCATAGCGGCCTTGGCGGCACGGGCGACGTGGCCATTCTGTCGGCCTCGTCCCGCATGGAGCTCATGCCCTTTGCGCAGATATCCACGCGTATCGGCGGCGCATCCATGGTGGTCATTGCCGTTATCCTCATGCGCGTATTTTACGCTGGCTAG
- a CDS encoding sulfite exporter TauE/SafE family protein, which translates to MLAALAVSSFLVGTLIGATGVGGVLLIPAIMYFGGLGTHEAMATALFSFLFAGIVATASYQRYGTIDWRVTLPVVAGSFLSGYAGAHVGAYIPAQALNMVLAALIVFSSLYSMLPAGQGTGLAQRLSPRGNTLLLFGIGLFTGFLCGMTGAGGGIVSVPVMLLFSYAPLQCIATSQVLQMVISVSGSASIWATVLFPTP; encoded by the coding sequence ATGCTGGCGGCACTTGCTGTTTCGTCCTTTCTTGTGGGTACGCTTATCGGCGCAACAGGCGTCGGCGGCGTGCTGCTTATACCGGCCATCATGTATTTTGGCGGGCTTGGTACGCACGAGGCCATGGCCACGGCGCTGTTCAGCTTTCTGTTTGCGGGCATAGTGGCCACGGCAAGCTATCAGCGTTACGGCACTATCGACTGGCGCGTCACTTTGCCGGTTGTGGCTGGCAGTTTTTTGTCCGGCTACGCGGGCGCGCATGTGGGGGCGTATATTCCGGCGCAGGCGCTCAATATGGTGCTGGCCGCGCTGATCGTTTTTTCCAGCCTGTATTCCATGCTGCCTGCAGGGCAGGGCACGGGGCTAGCCCAGCGGCTCAGCCCCAGGGGCAATACGTTGCTGCTCTTTGGCATCGGCCTGTTTACGGGCTTTTTGTGCGGCATGACCGGCGCTGGCGGGGGCATTGTTTCCGTGCCGGTGATGCTGCTTTTCAGTTATGCGCCGCTGCAGTGCATTGCCACCAGCCAGGTTTTGCAGATGGTCATTTCCGTTTCCGGCTCGGCAAGCATATGGGCAACGGTTTTATTTCCTACTCCATAG